From Corynebacterium aquatimens:
CGACGCGCAGGTTGTCGCGCTGGGCGACGTCGTGGGTGAGCACAACGCGGGAGCCGCGGCCGAGGCGGGACAGGACGGTGAGCAAAACGTTGCGCTCCAGCGACTGGGCTTCGTCCACGATCACGAAGGCGTCGTGGAGGCTGCGGCCGCGGATGTGCGTGAGCGGTAGTACCTCGAGCAGGTCACGGGCTGCGACTTCCTCCATGACGTTGTCGGACACAACGCCTTCGAGGGTGTCGTAGACGGCCTGAGACCAGGGGTTCATCTTTTCCATTTCGTCGCCAGGCAGGTAGCCCAGGTTTTGGCCACCCACGGCATACAGCGGGCGGAAGACGATGATGCGCTTGTGCTGTCCGCGCTCAAGCACGCTTTCCAGCCCCGCGCACAACGCCAAGGCAGACTTTCCTGTACCTGCGCGGCCGCCGACGGAGACGATGCCCACCGAGTCGTCGAGAAGCACATCGAGCGCGACGCGTTGCTCCGCGCTGCGGCCCTGGAGGCCAAAGGCGTCAATGTCACCGCGCACGAGCTTGACGACGCCTGACGGCGTAACGCGGCCAAGAGCCGACTGGGAACCGTTAGTGAGCGCGACACCGCAATGAACCGGAAGGTCCTCTGTGTCGACCGTGACAAAGCCGGTGGCGTAGAGCTCGTCGATCTCTTCCCCTGAGACCTCCAATTCTGCCATGCCGGTGTAACCCGTCAGAACCACGTCTTGCGCGCGGTACTCCTGGGCTGGCAGGCCCACGGCACCCGCTTTGACGCGCAAGGGAACATCTTTGGTCACCAAGACAACGTCGGTACCTTCCTGGAGGAAATTGTGCGCGCAGGCGAGGATGCGGTTGTCGTTCTCGGGGCCGCGCAGGGCGACAGGAAGGTTCGCCTGGGACTGGTGATTCAGTTCCACACGGAGGGTGCCGCCGTCGATGTTGACGGGCATCGGGTGGTCGAGCCGCTCGTAGTCGGCGCGAAGATCCTCCAAAAAGCGAAGAGCTTGGCGGGCGAACCAGCCAAGCTCTGGGTGATGACGTTTCTGCTCGAGTTCCGTGATGACCACGAGAGGCAGAACAACGTGGTGTTCCGCAAACTTCCGTAGAGCCCACGGGTCTGAAAGAAGCACCGAAGTGTCAATCACGTAGGTCTTCACGGTCGTGTTTGTGTGGTAGTTCTCCAGCGGGTGGTCACGCCGGTCGAGCTGAGAAACAGAAGGGTCAAACATAAACTTGCTCCCCTTGTGGGTGGACAGTGTCGGGCGGCACACCGGGCAGCGCGCCGCGGGGGTGTCTAAAGACGGTGTCGAGCTTCTGCGCCAGGACGATACGAAGCGTTTCGTCTACGCCTCGATGCCCTGACACCGCCCACCATAAAGGACCAAGGTTAAAAATTACATCGCTGTAACATGAACAAAACTTGACGTTGCGTCACACCTAACCCACCTGAATCATGGGCACCGTCGTGGGGCGAGTGCGTGGGCGTGGTGCTCTGGCGTGGTGCTCTGTTGCGGGAACGCGAAAGCCCCGCTGCGGCCCCCCTTTGAATCGGGGGCTGCGCGGGGCTGTAGGCGTTAAGAAGCGTGCGGCAGTTAAGCGTTCACTGCCACGGGCTTACATGGTCTCAGCGGTCCACTTGCCGTCCTTGACCATCCAGGAGATGGTGCCGTTTTCGAACTTCTGGCTCCAGCCGTTGTCGTCAGCGTTCTTTGCCTCAGCCTCGACCGGGATGCCGATCGGGTTAGCAAGGGCGCCGCCTTCCTTCCAGACGCGGGCGATCTCGCCAACGAGCTTGATGCCGCCGGTCTCCTTGGAGTACACAACGTTCTTCTCAGCGTCGTACTCAACGAGGTACTTGTCGTCTTCGTTGACAACCTTGAACGGCGTGCCCCAGTTGTCGCGCTCGATGTCGTCCATGGACTTCTTCAGCTCAGCCGGGACCAGCACCTTCTCGCCGTCCTGGGTCTCAACCTCGACGGTCTCGCCCTCAGCGTCGGCGCCGGCAGCGTCAGCGTCCTCGGACGGGGTGACCGTGTTGGTCTCTACGTTGGTTTCGGTAGCTTCGGTCTCCACAACGGAGGTCTCAGTGGTCGTGGTCTCGCCCTTGTCGTCGCCACAAGCAACGAGGCCAGCGGACAGAGCGAGTGCCGCAGCAGCGGCGCCGAACGTACGAACAGTGGTGTTACGCATTGGAAAATAACCTTTCATAACTAATTGCTATTACGTTGACCATTGTACAAAGAAAAATCCCGCGTAACCGCGGGCTTGCTTTCGGTTGAATAACGATTGAAAACCGGTTTGCTTTCAGCAGTGACTTTTCGACAGTTAGCTATCAGCAGCCGGCGCCTAGACGCCATTGGGCGCGTCGAGCGCCCAATGTGCGTTCAGGGCTTATGCGGCGGCGAGTTCCATCGCAGCCGACTCGATGCGTCCCGCGGCCAAAAGCTC
This genomic window contains:
- a CDS encoding LGFP repeat-containing protein, with protein sequence MRNTTVRTFGAAAAALALSAGLVACGDDKGETTTTETSVVETEATETNVETNTVTPSEDADAAGADAEGETVEVETQDGEKVLVPAELKKSMDDIERDNWGTPFKVVNEDDKYLVEYDAEKNVVYSKETGGIKLVGEIARVWKEGGALANPIGIPVEAEAKNADDNGWSQKFENGTISWMVKDGKWTAETM
- a CDS encoding PhoH family protein, with the protein product MFDPSVSQLDRRDHPLENYHTNTTVKTYVIDTSVLLSDPWALRKFAEHHVVLPLVVITELEQKRHHPELGWFARQALRFLEDLRADYERLDHPMPVNIDGGTLRVELNHQSQANLPVALRGPENDNRILACAHNFLQEGTDVVLVTKDVPLRVKAGAVGLPAQEYRAQDVVLTGYTGMAELEVSGEEIDELYATGFVTVDTEDLPVHCGVALTNGSQSALGRVTPSGVVKLVRGDIDAFGLQGRSAEQRVALDVLLDDSVGIVSVGGRAGTGKSALALCAGLESVLERGQHKRIIVFRPLYAVGGQNLGYLPGDEMEKMNPWSQAVYDTLEGVVSDNVMEEVAARDLLEVLPLTHIRGRSLHDAFVIVDEAQSLERNVLLTVLSRLGRGSRVVLTHDVAQRDNLRVGRHDGVQAVIEKLKGQDLFAHITLQRSERSQIAELVTDLLEEHA